A genomic segment from Bradyrhizobium sp. CB1015 encodes:
- a CDS encoding DUF1788 domain-containing protein: MSRTSKALSPKERFDHLLEVIASERFLKKQGLGNEVPFFICPYPADEGAAMDAMRASLVKQLENRGVRVVEINIYDLSVALLRERGIWDEILAAEPGIKKDELKELLQGVLDPETHLIPEIAARLSTQEFDVLFLSGVGEVYPYVRSHNVLNNLQSTAKEKPTVMFFPGKYTHSLATGASLDLFGILHDDKYYRAFNITHYEV, translated from the coding sequence ATGTCGCGAACGAGCAAGGCGCTGAGCCCCAAAGAACGCTTCGATCACCTGCTAGAAGTGATCGCGAGCGAGCGCTTCCTGAAGAAGCAGGGCCTCGGCAATGAAGTGCCGTTCTTCATCTGCCCCTATCCGGCTGATGAAGGAGCCGCCATGGATGCGATGCGTGCGAGCCTAGTGAAGCAACTCGAAAACCGCGGCGTGCGTGTAGTCGAGATCAACATCTACGACCTCAGCGTTGCCTTGCTGCGCGAACGCGGTATCTGGGACGAGATCCTTGCGGCGGAGCCTGGCATCAAGAAGGACGAACTGAAGGAGCTTCTTCAAGGTGTTCTGGATCCCGAGACGCACCTCATTCCCGAGATCGCCGCGCGACTCTCAACCCAGGAGTTCGATGTCCTATTTCTGTCGGGCGTAGGCGAAGTCTATCCCTACGTCCGGTCGCATAATGTATTGAACAACCTCCAGAGCACCGCGAAGGAAAAGCCGACCGTGATGTTCTTTCCAGGAAAGTACACGCATAGCCTGGCAACAGGCGCATCGCTCGATCTATTCGGAATTCTGCACGACGACAAATATTACCGGGCGTTCAATATTACGCACTACGAGGTCTGA
- the brxC gene encoding BREX system P-loop protein BrxC encodes MMNLRDIFEKPVDRAIEGVIKADDEASLRVELGEYVITNEIERQLERFLDAYNNYETANGVWISGFFGSGKSHLLKILALLLENRNVGGCPAYELFKQKCTRNEILAADLRKAVSIPSKSILFNIDQKADVISKEQIDALLSVFLKVFDEMCGYYGKQPHIAQFERDLDSRGLLDRFRAAYQSIAGKSWDRGREQALLENANIAKAYAQVSGGNLSEGQGILTRYRQDFRLSIEDFADKVKAYIDAQKPGFRLNFFVDEVGQYIADNLKLMTNLQTIAESLNTKCRGRAWIIVTAQQDMGAVIGDMNHRQENDFSKIQARFANRIPLNSADVAEVIQERLLKKTDAGIEMLSDLYHRESNNLKTLFDFSDGSIRLENFRDRDHLIHSYPFIPYQYPLFQVAIQNLSQHNAFEGKHSSVGERSMLGVFQEVAVRLADIPVGGLATFDQMFEGIRTALKSNVQQSILIAERNLGDQFATRVLKALFLVKYVKPFKSTPRNVAILMLDRFDTDLTKHKRRVEEALSLLEQNTYVQRNGELFEFLTDEEKDVEQEIKAIEVDTAEIAKELETLVFDGVIKVRKLRHEASSQDYSFARYLDDRPLGRDYELAINVITPFHEQSGNAEGIAMHTMSRDELAVVLNPDARFVSDLMMVKRTDKYVRQARAVAQQPTIERIIRDKGEQNSNRQRDLALKARALVGDARLFVRGEEIDVRSEDPQARIERAFQVLIDKVYVNLGMLRGIAYAENEIGKFLTYGNDGMLGDGAANLTEAEQEILNYAQSNARNGIRTTVKAVVERFDRKPYGWSYAAILCTTASLLGRGKLEARSDGSPLEGDALLRALQNAHTLGNIVLELQVEFTPAQTRKLKEFYREFFDSQPAGTDGKALGFETAAAFAALKQELAGLEAQASRYPFLGALSSVREAVREITGKPYAWYLQELGRHEDRLLDLKEGILDPIRRFMGGAQKAIYDDARAYLSDQSANFVYGGDDKANAMQAVLDDPNCYKGNTIQQMKGTFDALKSELDARIAEERKAALSAVEELREKLLALPEFAAVADSHRCETEAAFAAILETVRNSKLIAVIRERASGFRSSVYPALLGRVTAATPPSSPSQKADTGGERRGFDGGVSSPPLASPLAQLEYVAVSGLRVTYAKPYLADERDVEAYLSTLREKLIAEIHAGKRITI; translated from the coding sequence ATGATGAATCTTCGGGACATTTTCGAGAAACCCGTCGATCGCGCGATCGAGGGAGTCATCAAGGCCGATGACGAGGCGAGCCTTCGGGTTGAACTCGGAGAATATGTCATCACCAATGAGATCGAGCGTCAGCTCGAAAGATTCCTCGACGCCTACAACAATTATGAGACAGCCAACGGCGTGTGGATCTCCGGCTTCTTTGGGTCGGGCAAATCGCACCTGCTGAAAATACTGGCGTTGCTTCTTGAAAACCGAAATGTCGGTGGATGCCCGGCCTATGAGCTTTTCAAGCAGAAATGCACCCGCAATGAGATCCTAGCGGCCGATCTGCGGAAGGCTGTCTCAATTCCATCGAAGAGCATCCTGTTCAACATAGACCAGAAGGCCGATGTGATTTCAAAGGAGCAGATCGATGCTCTGCTTTCTGTGTTTCTGAAAGTATTCGACGAAATGTGCGGCTACTACGGGAAGCAACCTCACATCGCTCAGTTCGAGCGCGATCTGGATAGCCGCGGCTTGCTCGACAGATTCCGCGCGGCCTATCAGTCAATCGCCGGCAAGTCGTGGGACCGCGGACGCGAACAGGCGCTGCTCGAAAACGCAAACATCGCTAAGGCCTATGCACAAGTTTCGGGGGGTAATCTGTCCGAAGGACAGGGAATCCTCACTCGGTATCGGCAAGATTTTCGCTTGTCGATCGAGGACTTCGCCGACAAGGTGAAGGCCTACATCGACGCGCAGAAGCCGGGTTTCCGGCTCAATTTCTTCGTCGATGAAGTTGGCCAGTACATTGCCGACAACCTCAAGCTCATGACTAACCTGCAAACGATCGCGGAAAGCTTGAACACAAAGTGCCGCGGTCGGGCCTGGATAATCGTGACGGCCCAGCAGGATATGGGGGCCGTCATCGGCGACATGAACCATCGGCAGGAGAACGATTTTTCGAAGATTCAGGCGCGCTTCGCGAACAGGATACCGCTTAACAGCGCCGATGTTGCGGAGGTGATCCAGGAGCGCCTGCTCAAGAAGACCGATGCGGGCATCGAGATGTTGTCCGATCTCTACCATCGCGAGTCGAACAATCTGAAAACGTTGTTCGATTTTTCGGACGGCTCAATACGACTGGAAAACTTCCGGGATCGCGATCACCTCATTCACAGCTATCCTTTCATCCCGTACCAGTATCCGCTGTTCCAGGTGGCTATCCAGAATCTGTCCCAACACAACGCTTTCGAGGGCAAGCACAGCTCGGTCGGCGAGCGGTCGATGCTGGGCGTCTTTCAAGAGGTTGCAGTAAGGCTTGCGGACATTCCGGTCGGAGGTCTCGCTACCTTCGACCAGATGTTCGAAGGCATCCGAACAGCGCTCAAATCGAATGTCCAGCAGTCGATTCTGATTGCCGAGAGGAATCTCGGTGATCAGTTTGCAACGCGGGTTCTGAAGGCCCTGTTTCTGGTCAAGTATGTCAAGCCGTTCAAGTCTACGCCGCGCAACGTCGCGATCCTCATGCTCGATAGGTTCGACACCGATCTGACAAAGCACAAGCGGCGCGTCGAAGAGGCACTGAGCCTGCTCGAGCAGAATACGTACGTTCAGCGTAATGGTGAGCTGTTCGAGTTCCTGACCGATGAGGAGAAGGACGTCGAACAGGAAATCAAGGCGATCGAGGTCGATACGGCGGAGATCGCCAAGGAGTTGGAAACCCTGGTTTTTGACGGGGTTATCAAGGTCCGGAAGCTCCGACACGAGGCGTCGTCGCAGGATTACTCCTTCGCGCGCTATCTCGATGACCGGCCGCTCGGCCGCGACTATGAGCTTGCGATCAATGTCATTACGCCATTCCACGAGCAGAGCGGGAATGCGGAGGGGATCGCGATGCACACGATGTCGAGGGACGAGCTTGCCGTTGTTCTGAACCCTGACGCGCGCTTCGTCAGTGACCTGATGATGGTCAAGCGGACGGATAAGTATGTCCGCCAAGCCCGCGCGGTGGCCCAGCAGCCTACCATCGAACGCATCATCCGCGACAAGGGTGAACAGAACAGCAACCGTCAGCGTGATCTCGCGCTCAAGGCCCGCGCCCTGGTGGGCGACGCCCGATTGTTTGTACGAGGCGAGGAGATTGACGTTCGCTCGGAGGATCCGCAGGCCAGAATCGAACGCGCGTTTCAGGTCCTCATTGACAAGGTCTATGTCAATCTCGGCATGCTGCGCGGCATTGCCTACGCCGAGAACGAGATCGGCAAGTTCCTCACATACGGCAATGACGGCATGCTCGGCGACGGGGCCGCCAACCTGACGGAGGCCGAGCAGGAGATCCTGAACTATGCGCAGTCGAACGCCCGGAACGGCATCCGGACGACGGTGAAGGCTGTCGTCGAACGGTTCGATCGCAAGCCTTACGGCTGGTCTTATGCCGCGATCCTGTGCACCACAGCCAGCCTACTCGGCCGCGGCAAGCTCGAGGCACGCTCGGACGGCAGCCCGTTGGAGGGGGACGCTCTGCTGCGCGCCCTCCAGAACGCACATACCTTGGGTAATATCGTGCTCGAACTGCAGGTGGAGTTCACGCCTGCGCAGACACGCAAGCTTAAGGAGTTTTACCGCGAGTTCTTCGACTCGCAGCCGGCTGGTACCGACGGAAAGGCGCTCGGGTTCGAGACGGCTGCGGCCTTTGCAGCGCTCAAGCAGGAGCTTGCGGGGCTAGAGGCGCAGGCGTCACGCTATCCGTTTCTCGGTGCGCTGAGCAGTGTGCGGGAAGCCGTGCGCGAGATCACGGGCAAACCCTACGCATGGTATCTGCAGGAGCTCGGCCGCCATGAGGACCGACTGCTCGATTTGAAGGAGGGGATCCTCGACCCGATCCGTCGCTTCATGGGTGGGGCTCAGAAGGCGATCTATGACGATGCCCGCGCCTATTTGTCCGATCAAAGCGCCAATTTCGTCTATGGCGGGGACGACAAGGCCAACGCTATGCAGGCGGTTCTGGATGATCCGAATTGCTACAAGGGCAACACCATCCAGCAGATGAAAGGCACGTTCGATGCTCTGAAATCCGAGCTCGATGCCCGGATCGCGGAAGAGCGCAAGGCGGCGCTTTCCGCCGTGGAAGAGCTTCGGGAGAAGCTGCTGGCGCTCCCCGAATTCGCTGCCGTCGCGGATTCTCATCGCTGCGAAACTGAGGCTGCATTTGCTGCGATTCTCGAGACGGTCAGAAATAGCAAGCTTATCGCGGTGATTCGCGAGCGCGCAAGTGGATTCAGGTCGTCAGTATATCCGGCGCTGCTCGGCCGCGTAACGGCGGCTACCCCTCCGTCGTCGCCCTCCCAAAAGGCTGATACAGGCGGAGAACGGCGGGGGTTCGATGGAGGCGTCAGCTCGCCACCATTGGCTTCGCCACTCGCCCAGCTCGAATATGTCGCCGTCAGTGGGCTGCGCGTCACCTACGCCAAGCCGTATCTTGCCGACGAGCGAGATGTCGAAGCCTATCTGAGTACTCTGCGCGAGAAGCTGATTGCGGAGATCCATGCTGGCAAGAGGATTACGATCTAA
- a CDS encoding YafY family protein has product MKEGAAALKWGVERRLEFIEFRLFWEGGVNRSDIIEMFDVSVPQASKDLTLYQERAPQNAIYDKSAKRYVASPQFSPIFLKPDPDSYLSRLRSLAEGLTDPGDSWIANPPQTDIALTPRREVDPIVLRAIISAIRDKRSIEIYYQSMNRERAEPMWRRMTPHAFGYDGLRWHARAYCHVDKKFKDFLLTRILDLREMGNPGPGRDQDTLWQETFDVEIGPHPHLTPSQRAVVAKDYGMTNERAVLTTRYAMLFYVLRRLGLLGDATQQDPRTQHIVSLNAAETARALKRAEFELDDPAPSATLSGSA; this is encoded by the coding sequence ATGAAAGAAGGCGCTGCGGCGTTGAAATGGGGTGTGGAGCGCCGGCTCGAGTTCATCGAGTTTCGGCTGTTCTGGGAGGGCGGAGTCAACCGCTCGGACATCATCGAGATGTTCGACGTCTCCGTTCCGCAAGCCTCGAAGGACCTAACGCTTTATCAGGAGCGCGCGCCTCAGAATGCGATCTATGACAAGAGTGCGAAACGCTACGTCGCGAGCCCGCAGTTCTCACCGATTTTTCTGAAGCCCGATCCGGACAGTTATCTCTCGCGTCTCCGCTCCCTCGCCGAAGGACTTACCGACCCCGGTGACTCCTGGATAGCCAATCCGCCGCAGACGGACATCGCTCTAACCCCGCGGCGGGAGGTCGATCCGATCGTGCTGCGAGCAATCATCAGTGCGATCCGTGACAAGCGCTCTATTGAAATCTACTACCAATCGATGAACCGGGAGCGGGCAGAGCCGATGTGGCGTCGGATGACACCGCATGCCTTTGGTTATGACGGGTTACGCTGGCATGCGCGCGCCTATTGTCACGTTGACAAGAAGTTCAAGGATTTCCTGCTTACCCGTATTCTCGATTTGCGCGAGATGGGTAATCCGGGACCTGGCCGCGATCAGGATACGTTGTGGCAGGAGACTTTCGACGTGGAGATAGGTCCTCACCCGCACCTGACGCCGAGCCAGCGCGCGGTTGTCGCGAAGGATTACGGGATGACGAATGAGCGTGCCGTCCTCACGACACGCTATGCAATGCTCTTCTATGTATTGAGGCGTCTTGGTCTTTTGGGCGACGCAACCCAGCAGGATCCCCGAACCCAGCACATTGTTTCCCTCAACGCGGCCGAGACGGCGCGCGCGCTGAAGCGTGCCGAGTTCGAACTTGACGACCCCGCGCCATCTGCAACTCTCAGCGGGAGTGCTTGA
- the pglX gene encoding BREX-1 system adenine-specific DNA-methyltransferase PglX: protein MDMISAKSLVDRMPLDTGALKKFAQEARRLLRDQVSAKLVRVLVENSAARREAPKAVRELETEIVRTSRDRIIERVAYTWFNRMTALRFMDANGYTAVRVVTPADGQTRPEVLSEAMAGVIGDEVSEAAAAQVRALLDNRTPSPDPQGEAYRLLLVATCNHWHAAMPFMFEKIADYTELLMPEDLLSQGSILAKLRAVMTDEACLDVEVIGWLYQFYISEKKDEVFAGLKKNVKISAENIPAATQLFTPHWIVRYLVENSLGRLWIVNRPDSRLKERMEYYIAPEEAETDFLRISSPEEITICDPACGSGHMLTYAFDLLHAMYEEEGYDASEIPGLILAKNLYGIEIDDRAGALAAFALTMKAAARRKRFLRRTAKDGVQPNVCVLENVSFKDDELADYVNEIGRDLFSMDLRETLGQFREAKNFGSLIVPKLKDVAELRRVIAEKQFDDNLLLRDVHERVQVVLRMADYLISRYHVVVANPPYMGGKGMNGALDSFAKEYYPDSKSDLFSMFIERSSALAKTHGLVGMITMQSWMFLSRHQKLRESVIENTPIRTMAHLGTGAFDSIGGEVVSTTAFVLEKEGSPSTFGDFIDLREGRSEALKSLELQKAARGQGTIRRASTETFEVIDGCPIAHWISPQFRSSFSELSAIKDVFKPAVGLNTGDNDRFLRQWYEVGNLDICFDANSIQDAATKSQKWFPYNKGGGHRKWYGNQTYILNWQSDGSEVKAFATERNKGKHWSRYIQNLDKMFLECVTWSDISTSSFAARYSPAGFLFDVKGSSGVPHDSSDLAPVLSLLCSKLMPEFMRCVNPTATFQVGDLARVPYARPKTFQNNSAVNLTVVQFARADWDAFETSWDFRTLPLLLPDHRAETLQNTYANLRTHWRDMTKEMQRLEEENNRIFIEAYGLQDELTPDVPPEEITLTCNPAYRYDGQKAEAELEALLLADTVRELVSYAVGCMFGRYSLDAPGLVLANRGEGPEDYRAKVPNPSFEPDTDNVIPVLDGDWFADDIAACFRRFLRVTFGEKHFQENLAFVEEALGKDIKKYFIREFFNDHVKRYKKRPIYWMFSSPKGTFNALIYMHRYRPDTVSVVLNDYLREFRSKLEAYRKAQEALSISADASPTQKTKALKAIEATAKQLDELDDWERDVLFPLATQKIEIDLDDGVKANYQKFGAALKPIKGLNDSDD, encoded by the coding sequence ATGGATATGATCTCCGCCAAGAGCCTTGTGGACCGGATGCCATTGGACACCGGTGCCCTGAAGAAATTCGCGCAGGAAGCGCGCCGGCTGCTGCGCGATCAAGTGTCAGCCAAGCTCGTCCGGGTTTTGGTCGAAAACAGTGCGGCCCGGCGCGAAGCACCCAAAGCGGTTCGGGAGCTCGAAACTGAGATCGTTCGCACCTCCCGTGATCGGATTATCGAACGCGTCGCCTATACATGGTTCAACCGCATGACTGCGCTGCGCTTCATGGACGCCAATGGTTATACGGCGGTCCGAGTCGTGACGCCGGCGGACGGACAGACACGCCCCGAGGTCCTGTCGGAAGCCATGGCCGGCGTGATCGGCGACGAGGTTTCTGAAGCCGCTGCGGCGCAGGTTCGCGCACTGCTCGATAACCGGACGCCGTCGCCCGACCCGCAGGGCGAAGCGTATCGTCTCTTGCTGGTTGCGACGTGCAATCATTGGCATGCCGCGATGCCCTTCATGTTCGAGAAGATTGCTGATTACACTGAGCTTTTGATGCCAGAGGATCTCCTGTCGCAGGGCAGCATTCTTGCCAAGTTGCGCGCAGTGATGACAGATGAGGCCTGCCTAGACGTCGAGGTCATTGGTTGGCTTTACCAGTTCTATATCTCCGAGAAGAAGGATGAGGTGTTCGCTGGGCTGAAGAAGAACGTCAAGATTTCGGCGGAGAATATTCCGGCTGCCACGCAATTGTTCACGCCGCACTGGATCGTGCGCTACTTGGTCGAGAATTCGCTTGGGCGGCTCTGGATCGTCAACCGGCCCGACTCGCGTCTGAAGGAGCGAATGGAATACTACATAGCGCCGGAAGAAGCGGAGACGGACTTCCTGCGCATATCTTCGCCGGAGGAGATTACGATCTGCGATCCGGCGTGCGGTTCTGGACACATGCTGACCTACGCCTTCGACCTCCTGCACGCGATGTACGAGGAGGAGGGCTATGACGCTAGCGAGATCCCCGGCCTGATCCTAGCGAAGAACCTTTATGGCATCGAGATCGACGACCGGGCCGGCGCGTTGGCGGCGTTCGCCCTAACAATGAAGGCGGCTGCGCGTCGGAAGCGGTTCCTACGACGGACTGCCAAGGACGGAGTGCAGCCAAACGTGTGCGTGCTGGAGAATGTCAGCTTTAAGGACGATGAACTCGCCGATTATGTGAACGAGATCGGACGTGACCTGTTCAGCATGGACTTGCGCGAGACGCTCGGCCAGTTTCGCGAGGCGAAGAACTTCGGCTCGCTGATCGTCCCCAAGCTGAAGGACGTTGCCGAGTTGCGCCGAGTGATTGCTGAGAAGCAGTTCGACGACAACCTGTTGCTGCGCGATGTTCACGAGCGGGTGCAGGTTGTGCTGCGCATGGCTGACTATCTGATCTCGAGATACCATGTCGTGGTAGCCAACCCGCCATATATGGGTGGGAAAGGGATGAACGGGGCGTTGGATTCGTTCGCGAAGGAGTACTACCCGGACTCAAAATCTGACCTCTTTTCGATGTTCATTGAACGTTCGTCTGCGCTTGCAAAGACGCACGGCCTTGTAGGCATGATCACGATGCAGAGTTGGATGTTCTTATCCCGACACCAAAAACTGCGCGAAAGCGTGATCGAAAATACTCCCATCAGAACAATGGCGCACCTTGGCACAGGAGCATTCGATTCTATTGGCGGCGAAGTGGTGTCAACCACCGCCTTCGTCTTGGAAAAGGAGGGCAGTCCATCCACTTTCGGCGATTTTATCGATCTTCGGGAAGGACGCTCTGAAGCACTTAAATCTCTCGAGTTGCAGAAGGCGGCTCGCGGGCAAGGGACCATTCGTCGCGCAAGCACCGAGACATTCGAAGTTATTGATGGGTGTCCAATTGCTCACTGGATCTCTCCTCAGTTCCGTTCATCGTTCAGTGAGCTTTCAGCGATCAAAGATGTGTTCAAGCCAGCAGTTGGATTGAATACTGGAGATAATGACCGATTTCTGAGGCAGTGGTACGAGGTGGGGAATTTAGACATCTGCTTTGACGCAAACAGCATTCAAGACGCTGCCACGAAATCACAGAAGTGGTTTCCCTATAACAAAGGCGGTGGTCATAGAAAGTGGTATGGGAATCAAACCTACATTTTGAACTGGCAGAGCGACGGTTCGGAAGTCAAAGCGTTTGCAACCGAGCGAAATAAGGGAAAGCATTGGTCGCGCTATATACAGAATTTGGATAAGATGTTTCTTGAGTGCGTAACTTGGTCGGATATTTCGACAAGCTCCTTCGCGGCTAGATACTCTCCAGCAGGCTTCCTTTTTGATGTTAAGGGGTCTTCTGGTGTACCTCATGATTCCAGCGACCTCGCGCCCGTCTTAAGTTTGCTGTGTAGCAAACTCATGCCTGAATTCATGAGGTGCGTTAATCCTACTGCGACTTTTCAGGTCGGCGATTTGGCGCGCGTCCCGTATGCGAGGCCAAAAACGTTCCAGAATAATAGCGCTGTAAACTTGACAGTAGTTCAATTCGCTCGCGCCGACTGGGACGCTTTTGAAACTTCTTGGGATTTCAGGACGCTCCCGCTGCTCTTGCCCGACCATCGGGCCGAGACGCTGCAGAACACCTATGCCAACCTCCGCACCCATTGGCGCGACATGACGAAAGAGATGCAGCGGCTTGAGGAAGAGAACAACCGCATTTTCATCGAGGCTTATGGCTTGCAGGACGAGCTGACGCCTGACGTGCCTCCGGAGGAGATCACGCTCACCTGCAATCCGGCCTATCGCTATGACGGTCAGAAGGCCGAGGCAGAGTTGGAGGCGCTGCTCCTCGCCGATACGGTCCGAGAGTTGGTGTCCTATGCCGTGGGCTGCATGTTCGGCCGCTACAGTCTGGATGCGCCTGGCCTGGTCCTCGCCAATCGGGGCGAGGGTCCGGAGGACTATCGCGCCAAGGTCCCGAACCCGTCCTTCGAGCCAGATACCGACAACGTGATCCCGGTGCTCGATGGCGATTGGTTTGCCGATGACATCGCCGCGTGTTTCCGCCGCTTTCTGCGAGTTACCTTTGGTGAGAAGCACTTCCAGGAGAACCTGGCGTTCGTCGAAGAGGCGCTCGGGAAGGACATCAAAAAATACTTCATCCGCGAGTTCTTCAACGATCATGTAAAGCGATACAAGAAGCGGCCCATCTATTGGATGTTTTCGAGCCCAAAGGGCACCTTTAATGCGCTGATCTATATGCACCGCTACCGTCCTGACACGGTGAGCGTGGTTCTGAACGACTATCTCCGGGAGTTCCGTTCCAAGCTGGAGGCGTATCGCAAGGCGCAAGAGGCGCTCAGCATCAGCGCTGATGCATCCCCGACACAGAAGACCAAGGCCCTGAAGGCGATCGAGGCGACGGCCAAGCAGCTCGATGAGCTGGATGACTGGGAGCGTGATGTCCTTTTTCCGTTGGCAACGCAAAAGATCGAGATCGACCTCGATGATGGAGTGAAGGCCAACTATCAGAAGTTCGGCGCTGCCCTAAAGCCTATCAAGGGCCTCAATGATTCGGATGATTGA
- a CDS encoding DUF1819 family protein produces the protein MQSAEQRPYLMSFGTGGLYINESVAVARLHLPGADWDSTLAAAQEKGAFPVRKTSSARRSIREIVNRLKLLSPDELALFIEGDRSEQAALLWLAACRAYRFIGEFAVEVVSDRFLSLRTHLTYDDFDRFLSAKEEWSPKLAALSTSTRAKLRAVLFRLMREAEILSQDDRILGAMLSPRVVALIQAGNPEELRFFPGAERQLRRS, from the coding sequence ATGCAGAGCGCGGAGCAGCGTCCCTACCTTATGTCCTTCGGAACCGGCGGCCTCTACATCAATGAAAGTGTGGCAGTCGCTCGTCTTCATCTTCCTGGCGCTGATTGGGATTCGACCTTGGCCGCGGCTCAGGAGAAAGGGGCATTTCCGGTTCGCAAGACAAGTTCAGCGCGTCGGTCAATCCGCGAGATCGTGAATCGCCTCAAGCTCCTTTCCCCTGACGAGCTGGCTCTGTTCATCGAAGGGGACCGGAGTGAGCAGGCCGCGCTCCTGTGGCTCGCCGCCTGTCGAGCCTACAGATTTATCGGCGAGTTTGCGGTTGAGGTCGTGAGCGACAGATTCCTGTCGTTGCGGACCCACCTAACCTACGATGACTTCGATAGGTTTCTGTCCGCGAAGGAGGAATGGTCTCCGAAGCTTGCGGCTCTGTCTACCTCGACGCGGGCCAAGCTTCGCGCCGTGCTTTTTCGCCTCATGCGTGAGGCTGAAATCCTGTCGCAGGATGACCGAATCCTCGGTGCGATGCTGTCGCCGCGCGTGGTCGCCCTGATTCAGGCCGGCAACCCGGAAGAGCTCCGCTTTTTCCCGGGCGCCGAACGACAGTTGCGGAGAAGCTAA